In Pseudofrankia saprophytica, one genomic interval encodes:
- a CDS encoding nuclease-related domain-containing protein — protein sequence MAEYQRRRALYTAERDDRRIRVAVLAGLAAGGAVLAVVLVGLALNLSAVTLVRAGIAVALVVLVVAAVRFYRIPPEIEAWRQDAGAERHTARALDRLTRAGYTVLHDRSTAESAGNIDHLIIGPSGVWVVETDAHRGPVRESSAGVWVGKVPLRARLGLVAWTGEQVSTALLAELPDGWQLQAQTVLAFARADVPGGLALVDGVLLLPAAGVAEYVLSAGVVLRPLDVAMLVDVVERVLPAYQVTGPPPTWSALSKLRGLRRRERL from the coding sequence ATGGCGGAGTACCAGCGGCGTCGGGCCCTGTACACGGCCGAACGGGACGATCGGCGGATCCGCGTCGCCGTGCTCGCCGGCCTCGCCGCGGGCGGTGCCGTGCTCGCCGTCGTGCTGGTCGGGCTCGCCCTCAACCTCTCGGCGGTCACGCTGGTCCGCGCCGGGATCGCCGTCGCGCTGGTGGTCCTGGTGGTCGCGGCGGTCCGTTTCTACCGGATCCCGCCGGAGATCGAGGCCTGGCGGCAGGACGCCGGGGCCGAGCGGCACACCGCCAGGGCGCTCGACCGGCTGACCCGAGCCGGCTACACGGTGCTGCACGACCGGTCGACAGCCGAGTCGGCCGGCAACATCGACCACCTGATCATCGGGCCTTCGGGCGTCTGGGTGGTGGAGACCGACGCGCACCGCGGCCCGGTCCGGGAGAGCAGCGCCGGCGTGTGGGTGGGCAAGGTACCGCTCCGCGCCCGGCTGGGACTGGTCGCGTGGACCGGTGAACAGGTCAGCACGGCCCTGCTCGCCGAGCTCCCCGACGGCTGGCAGCTGCAGGCGCAGACCGTGCTCGCGTTCGCGCGTGCCGACGTCCCCGGCGGGCTCGCCCTGGTCGACGGCGTTCTCCTGCTGCCGGCCGCGGGCGTGGCCGAGTACGTGCTGTCCGCCGGGGTGGTGCTGCGCCCGCTGGATGTCGCGATGCTCGTCGACGTCGTCGAGCGGGTCCTGCCCGCCTACCAGGTAACCGGCCCGCCGCCGACCTGGTCCGCCCTGTCCAAGCTGCGCGGCCTGCGCCGCCGCGAACGCCTCTAG
- the egtC gene encoding ergothioneine biosynthesis protein EgtC yields the protein MCRHLAWLGAERTLAEVVAEPPFGLLRQSWAPRRQRHGRINADGFGVGWYAPAVRPEPARYRRAVPMWTDASFASFAGAVASGCVLAAVRDATVGMPIEETATAPFAHGPLLLSHNGRADPAILTALLAGRPDAPTPDSRCDSALLAALVWERTIAGVGLAEAVAEVVTTVGAKAAASAGAREAGGQVPPTRLNVLVTDGRQIVATTWNETLWYRLGPAGVLVASEPDDDTVDGPAGAGPGHGDDATALQASASVSIEEAPFPSGAADAAGQPSPGPDVWVEVPNHRLLVADTREVTLSNLTL from the coding sequence ATGTGCAGACACCTCGCCTGGTTGGGCGCCGAGCGGACGCTGGCCGAGGTGGTCGCCGAACCGCCGTTCGGGCTGCTGCGTCAGTCATGGGCGCCTCGGCGGCAGCGGCATGGGCGGATCAACGCCGACGGGTTCGGCGTCGGCTGGTATGCGCCGGCCGTCCGGCCCGAGCCGGCCCGCTACCGGCGAGCAGTGCCGATGTGGACCGACGCCTCGTTCGCGTCGTTCGCCGGGGCGGTGGCGTCGGGTTGCGTCCTGGCCGCGGTTCGCGACGCCACGGTCGGCATGCCGATCGAGGAGACGGCCACGGCGCCGTTCGCCCATGGGCCGTTGCTGCTCAGCCACAACGGCCGCGCCGACCCCGCCATCCTGACCGCGCTGCTCGCCGGCCGACCGGACGCGCCGACGCCGGACTCGCGCTGCGACTCGGCGCTGCTCGCCGCGCTGGTCTGGGAGCGGACGATCGCCGGGGTGGGGCTGGCGGAGGCGGTCGCCGAGGTGGTGACGACGGTCGGGGCCAAGGCGGCCGCCAGCGCGGGGGCCCGCGAGGCGGGTGGCCAGGTGCCGCCGACCAGGCTCAACGTGCTCGTCACCGACGGCCGCCAGATCGTCGCCACCACCTGGAACGAGACGCTCTGGTACCGGCTCGGCCCCGCGGGGGTGCTGGTGGCGAGCGAACCAGACGACGACACCGTCGACGGCCCGGCCGGTGCCGGGCCTGGTCACGGCGACGACGCCACGGCGCTCCAGGCGTCGGCCTCGGTCTCGATCGAGGAGGCACCGTTTCCATCGGGCGCGGCGGACGCGGCGGGGCAGCCCAGCCCCGGTCCGGACGTCTGGGTCGAAGTACCGAACCACCGCTTGTTGGTAGCCGACACACGCGAAGTAACTCTAAGTAATTTGACCTTGTAG
- a CDS encoding L-histidine N(alpha)-methyltransferase, with amino-acid sequence MTSRTPQATRTPTPADVAALLKARGGITIERHLTEAQRAAALAADARAGLTATPKELPPTWFYDTTGSMLFGKITELPEYYQTRTERGILSAHAADLSAALATALPGGGADTLVELGSGTSEKTRMLLAALAGTGRLRRFVPLDVDADALSRAGAAAKAAHPGLAVHAVVGDFRQHLGLLPTAGTATRTTTRPEGAALGVEAPGEGAPGMGDAPAGTLVAFFGGTIGNLRPPERHLLLTGLRERVGQDGALLLGTDLVKDPRRLVAAYDDSAGVTAAFNRNVLTVLNRELGADFDLRGFAHVARWDPENRWIEMRLRSVRAQTVRLTNLDLTVSFADGEEMRTEISAKFDRATVERELTAAGWRLTHWWTDPEDDFALSLAMTS; translated from the coding sequence ATGACTTCGAGGACACCGCAAGCCACGCGTACCCCGACCCCGGCCGACGTGGCCGCTCTGTTGAAGGCCCGAGGCGGCATCACGATCGAACGGCACCTGACCGAGGCGCAGCGCGCGGCGGCGCTGGCGGCCGACGCGCGCGCGGGGCTCACCGCCACTCCCAAGGAGCTGCCGCCCACCTGGTTCTACGACACGACCGGCAGCATGCTCTTCGGGAAGATCACCGAGCTGCCGGAGTACTACCAGACGAGGACGGAGCGGGGGATCCTGTCGGCGCACGCCGCGGACCTGTCCGCCGCGCTCGCGACCGCGCTGCCGGGCGGGGGAGCCGACACGCTGGTGGAGCTGGGCTCAGGCACCTCGGAGAAGACACGGATGCTGCTGGCCGCCCTGGCCGGTACCGGTCGCCTGCGCCGCTTCGTCCCGCTCGACGTCGACGCCGACGCGCTGTCCAGGGCGGGCGCCGCGGCCAAGGCCGCGCACCCGGGGCTCGCCGTGCACGCGGTCGTCGGCGACTTCCGCCAGCACCTCGGCCTGCTGCCGACGGCGGGCACCGCGACGAGGACCACCACGCGGCCGGAGGGTGCCGCTCTCGGCGTCGAGGCGCCGGGTGAGGGCGCGCCGGGCATGGGCGACGCGCCGGCTGGCACGCTGGTCGCCTTCTTCGGAGGCACGATCGGCAACCTGCGCCCGCCCGAGCGGCACCTGCTGCTGACCGGACTGCGGGAGCGGGTAGGCCAGGACGGCGCGCTGCTGCTCGGGACCGACCTCGTCAAGGATCCGCGCCGCCTGGTCGCCGCCTACGACGACAGTGCCGGCGTCACGGCGGCGTTCAACCGCAACGTGCTCACCGTGCTCAACCGTGAGCTCGGCGCCGACTTCGACCTGCGCGGGTTCGCGCATGTCGCCCGATGGGACCCCGAGAACCGCTGGATCGAGATGCGGCTGCGTTCGGTGCGGGCGCAGACCGTGCGCCTGACGAATCTGGACCTGACCGTCTCGTTCGCCGACGGCGAGGAGATGCGTACCGAGATCAGCGCCAAGTTCGACCGGGCGACGGTGGAACGCGAGCTCACCGCCGCGGGCTGGCGTCTGACCCACTGGTGGACCGACCCCGAGGACGACTTCGCCCTCTCCCTCGCCATGACGAGCTAG
- the ilvD gene encoding dihydroxy-acid dehydratase encodes MPALRSRTTTHGRNMAGARALWRATGMTEDDFGKPIVAIANSFTQFVPGHVHLRDLGRLVADSVAAAGGVGREFNTIAVDDGIAMGHGGMLYSLPSREIIADSVEYMVNAHCADALVCISNCDKITPGMLLAALRLNIPTVFVSGGAMESGNAVVQGGTVRSRLDLIDAMTAAVNPDVSDADLSIIERSACPTCGSCSGMFTANSMNCLTEAMGLSLPGNGSTLATAAARRELFVEAGRLVVDLARRYYEKDDEGVLPRSIASAAAFRNAFAVDVAMGGSTNTVLHLLAAAVEAGVEVTLADIDEISRRVPNLCKVAPSSTKYYMEDVHRAGGIPAILGELDRGGLLDPNVHSVHSASLREFLDRWDIRGASPAPDAVELFHAAPGGVRTTEPFSSTNRWDTLDTDAADGCIRSVEHAYSAEGGLAVLHGNLAEDGAVVKTAGVPEDQWAFAGPAVVVESQDEAVEAILGGRVKPGDVIVVRYEGPRGGPGMQEMLYPTAYLKGRGLGPKCALITDGRFSGGSSGLSIGHVSPEAAHGGTIALVRDGDRIEIDIPARRLALMVPDEELAARRVELEAGQGFRPVGRERQVSAALRAYAAMATSASTGAARDVSLLGG; translated from the coding sequence ATGCCCGCACTGCGTTCCCGTACGACCACCCATGGCCGCAACATGGCCGGCGCCCGCGCCCTGTGGCGGGCCACCGGCATGACCGAGGACGACTTCGGCAAGCCGATCGTGGCGATCGCCAACAGCTTCACCCAGTTCGTCCCGGGGCACGTGCACCTGAGGGACCTGGGCAGGCTGGTCGCTGACTCGGTCGCGGCGGCCGGCGGCGTCGGGCGCGAGTTCAACACGATCGCCGTGGACGACGGGATCGCGATGGGGCACGGCGGGATGCTGTACTCGCTGCCGTCGCGAGAGATCATCGCGGACAGCGTCGAGTACATGGTCAACGCGCACTGCGCCGACGCCCTGGTCTGCATCTCCAACTGCGACAAGATCACCCCGGGGATGCTGCTCGCCGCGCTGCGGCTCAACATCCCGACCGTGTTCGTCTCCGGTGGGGCGATGGAGTCCGGCAACGCGGTCGTCCAGGGTGGCACGGTCCGCTCCCGGCTCGACCTCATCGACGCGATGACGGCGGCCGTCAACCCGGACGTCAGCGATGCCGACCTCAGCATCATCGAACGCTCCGCCTGCCCGACCTGTGGCTCCTGCTCGGGGATGTTCACCGCGAACTCGATGAACTGCCTGACCGAGGCGATGGGCCTGTCACTGCCGGGCAACGGCTCGACGCTGGCCACCGCCGCCGCCCGCCGGGAGCTGTTCGTCGAGGCCGGCCGGCTCGTCGTCGACCTCGCCCGCCGCTACTACGAGAAGGACGACGAGGGCGTGCTGCCGCGCTCGATCGCCAGCGCCGCCGCCTTCCGCAACGCCTTCGCCGTCGACGTCGCCATGGGCGGCTCGACGAACACCGTGCTGCACCTGCTCGCCGCCGCCGTCGAGGCCGGTGTCGAGGTCACCCTCGCCGACATCGACGAGATCTCCCGGCGGGTGCCCAACCTGTGCAAGGTCGCGCCCAGCTCGACGAAGTACTACATGGAGGACGTCCACCGCGCCGGCGGCATCCCCGCGATCCTCGGCGAGCTGGACCGGGGCGGGCTGCTCGACCCGAACGTGCACAGCGTGCACTCGGCGAGCCTGCGCGAGTTCCTCGACCGTTGGGACATCCGCGGCGCCAGCCCCGCGCCGGACGCCGTCGAGCTCTTCCACGCCGCGCCGGGCGGGGTGCGCACCACCGAGCCGTTCAGCTCGACGAACCGGTGGGACACCCTCGACACCGACGCCGCGGACGGGTGCATCCGCTCGGTCGAGCACGCCTACTCCGCCGAGGGCGGCCTCGCCGTGCTGCACGGCAACCTGGCCGAGGACGGCGCCGTGGTGAAGACCGCCGGTGTCCCCGAGGACCAGTGGGCGTTCGCCGGCCCGGCGGTCGTCGTCGAGAGCCAGGACGAGGCCGTCGAGGCGATCCTCGGTGGCCGGGTGAAGCCGGGTGACGTCATCGTCGTCCGGTACGAGGGTCCGCGCGGCGGCCCGGGCATGCAGGAGATGCTCTACCCGACGGCGTACCTCAAGGGCCGCGGTCTCGGGCCGAAGTGCGCGCTCATCACCGACGGACGGTTCTCCGGCGGCAGCTCGGGCCTGTCGATCGGGCACGTCTCGCCGGAGGCGGCGCACGGTGGCACGATCGCGCTGGTCCGCGACGGTGACCGGATCGAGATCGACATCCCGGCCCGCCGGCTCGCGCTGATGGTCCCGGACGAGGAGCTGGCCGCCCGCCGGGTCGAGCTCGAGGCCGGCCAGGGCTTCCGGCCGGTCGGCAGGGAGCGGCAGGTCTCGGCGGCGCTGCGCGCCTACGCCGCGATGGCCACGTCGGCCTCCACGGGCGCCGCCCGCGACGTCAGCCTCCTCGGCGGCTGA
- the egtA gene encoding ergothioneine biosynthesis glutamate--cysteine ligase EgtA, with translation MPPHPTSSPSAPTPVAPDAARAGVPVAGGSPRRSLAGLTVDDVLRYAASCLPARPGPRTVGIETEWLVVDRAASDTSVPPERTWGALAALIGRSGEASRQGSPAGATEAPGTAGGGIPTIAAAAAVLAGGSRVTFEPGGQLELSGPPSPLPLAVSRLASDLAAVRAALADAGLGLAGLGLDPLRPPVRWLAADRYAAMAGYWAANGHEAGEIMMCSSASVQVNLDAGHDQPDVARRWRLAHQLQPVLAAMFAASPARLGALTGLRSGRTRVWEALDPTRTRPVGHAHMAAADMTCRWAEYLLAARLMMIRAPETNAPAPDGSSPDGPDGPGQRPALSRDADDHGEGLLVPVRDGSTFGDWLRGAGPTSRPPTLDDLVLHATTVFPPVRPRGWLEIRYLDAQPFDLWMVPVAVTTALLDDPIAAAGAAAACSDADEGWSAASAHGLADDTLRTAALTCMDLALDALGRLGAGDDLRAVVARFRDDYPARGRTPADRLAERFAQVGPAGLLREETR, from the coding sequence ATGCCACCACATCCGACCTCGTCCCCATCCGCGCCGACACCGGTGGCACCGGACGCCGCGCGGGCGGGCGTCCCGGTCGCGGGGGGCTCCCCGCGCCGCTCGCTCGCCGGGCTGACCGTGGACGACGTGTTGCGCTACGCGGCCAGCTGCCTGCCCGCGCGCCCCGGTCCGCGCACCGTCGGAATCGAGACCGAGTGGCTGGTGGTGGACCGGGCGGCGAGTGACACCTCGGTGCCACCGGAGCGGACCTGGGGCGCCCTGGCCGCGCTCATCGGGCGTTCCGGCGAGGCCAGCCGGCAGGGCTCGCCCGCCGGGGCGACCGAGGCCCCTGGCACCGCCGGCGGGGGCATCCCGACCATCGCGGCCGCGGCAGCGGTGCTCGCCGGGGGCAGCCGCGTCACCTTCGAGCCGGGCGGGCAGCTGGAGCTGTCGGGACCGCCATCGCCACTGCCGCTGGCGGTCAGCCGGCTGGCGAGCGACCTTGCCGCCGTGCGCGCGGCGCTCGCCGACGCCGGCCTGGGGCTCGCCGGTCTGGGGCTCGACCCGCTGCGCCCGCCCGTGCGCTGGCTCGCCGCCGACCGCTATGCCGCCATGGCGGGCTACTGGGCGGCGAACGGTCACGAGGCCGGCGAGATCATGATGTGCTCCAGCGCGTCGGTGCAGGTCAACCTGGACGCCGGCCACGACCAGCCCGACGTCGCCCGGCGCTGGCGGCTCGCGCACCAGCTGCAGCCGGTGCTGGCGGCGATGTTCGCCGCCTCTCCCGCCCGGCTCGGCGCGCTCACGGGGTTGCGCTCGGGTCGAACCCGGGTGTGGGAGGCGCTCGACCCGACCAGGACCCGGCCGGTTGGCCACGCGCACATGGCGGCGGCCGACATGACGTGCCGCTGGGCCGAGTATCTGCTCGCGGCCCGCCTCATGATGATCCGCGCCCCCGAGACGAACGCCCCCGCCCCGGACGGCTCCTCCCCGGACGGCCCCGACGGGCCGGGCCAGCGCCCGGCCCTCTCCCGCGACGCGGACGACCACGGCGAGGGCCTGCTCGTACCGGTGCGTGACGGGTCCACGTTCGGAGACTGGCTGCGCGGCGCCGGGCCGACGAGCCGCCCGCCCACCCTCGACGACCTGGTGCTGCACGCGACGACGGTGTTCCCGCCGGTACGGCCCCGCGGCTGGCTGGAGATCCGCTACCTCGACGCGCAGCCGTTCGACCTGTGGATGGTGCCGGTCGCGGTCACCACCGCGCTGCTCGACGACCCCATCGCCGCCGCGGGCGCGGCGGCCGCGTGCTCCGACGCGGACGAGGGGTGGTCCGCGGCGAGCGCGCACGGGCTCGCCGACGACACGCTGCGCACCGCGGCGCTGACCTGCATGGACCTCGCGCTCGACGCGCTCGGGCGCCTCGGCGCGGGCGACGACCTGCGCGCGGTCGTCGCGAGGTTCCGGGACGACTACCCGGCCCGTGGCCGCACGCCGGCCGACCGGCTGGCTGAACGCTTCGCCCAGGTCGGCCCCGCCGGCCTGTTGCGCGAGGAGACCCGGTGA
- the egtB gene encoding ergothioneine biosynthesis protein EgtB has translation MTTTAAGWAAALEGSRRRTLAYTDLDDDELLRQHSPLMSPLVWDLAHVGNYEELWLIRALTGADPLLPGIDDIYDAFRHPRADRPTLPLLSPSQARAYLADVRDRALDTFATLDARGTLAPPDVALAESAQAAGAARIAGPAAPPAAAVPGQTTLDLPGRLLTGGFVYGMVVQHEHQHDETMLATLQLRAGEPVVDEGAPPPPGRPVPGDDEVLVPAGEFVMGTSTDLWAYDNERPAHRVALPDFRIGRLPVSNRAHLAFLADGGYDDERLWSAAGWAWRCREGLTAPLFWRRDGAGGWLRRRFGRDEPLPLDEPVQHVCWYEAQAHARWAGRRLPTEAEWEKACAFDPATGRSRRFPWGDQAPAPEHANLGHRSARPAPLGAYPAGASPCGAEQLIGDVWEWTSSDFAAYPGFAAFPYREYSDVFFRPPADPADAVAGHGAASAGAGTPTDIEREFRGYKVLRGGSWATDPGAVRATFRNWDHPIRRQIFAGFRLARTGA, from the coding sequence GTGACCACGACGGCGGCCGGCTGGGCCGCGGCGCTGGAGGGCAGCCGTCGCCGGACACTCGCCTACACCGACCTCGACGACGACGAGTTGCTGCGCCAGCATTCGCCGCTCATGTCCCCGCTGGTGTGGGACCTGGCCCACGTCGGCAACTACGAGGAGCTGTGGCTGATACGGGCGCTCACCGGAGCCGACCCGCTGCTGCCTGGCATCGACGACATCTACGACGCCTTCCGGCACCCGCGGGCCGACCGGCCCACGTTGCCACTGCTCTCCCCGTCCCAGGCGCGCGCCTATCTCGCCGACGTACGCGACCGGGCGCTCGACACCTTCGCCACGCTTGACGCCAGGGGCACGCTCGCCCCACCGGACGTCGCGCTGGCCGAGTCGGCGCAAGCGGCCGGAGCGGCCAGGATCGCCGGGCCGGCCGCGCCCCCGGCGGCCGCCGTCCCCGGTCAGACCACCCTCGACCTGCCAGGCAGGCTGCTCACCGGCGGCTTCGTCTACGGGATGGTCGTCCAGCACGAGCATCAGCACGACGAGACCATGCTCGCCACGCTGCAGCTGCGCGCCGGCGAGCCCGTGGTCGACGAGGGCGCGCCCCCGCCGCCCGGCCGGCCGGTACCTGGCGACGACGAGGTGCTGGTTCCGGCCGGCGAGTTCGTGATGGGCACGAGCACCGACCTCTGGGCGTATGACAACGAACGCCCGGCCCATCGGGTCGCCCTGCCCGACTTCCGGATTGGCCGGCTGCCCGTGTCGAACCGAGCGCACCTGGCGTTCCTGGCGGACGGCGGCTACGACGACGAGCGGCTCTGGTCCGCGGCCGGCTGGGCGTGGCGGTGCCGCGAGGGGCTGACGGCACCGCTCTTCTGGCGCCGCGACGGCGCGGGCGGCTGGCTGCGGCGCCGCTTCGGCCGGGACGAGCCGCTCCCGCTGGACGAGCCGGTGCAGCACGTCTGCTGGTACGAGGCGCAGGCGCACGCCCGCTGGGCGGGGCGACGGCTGCCGACCGAGGCCGAGTGGGAGAAGGCCTGCGCGTTCGACCCGGCGACCGGCCGCTCACGCCGCTTCCCCTGGGGCGACCAGGCACCGGCGCCGGAGCACGCGAACCTCGGCCACCGGTCGGCGCGGCCGGCGCCGCTGGGCGCGTATCCGGCCGGCGCGAGCCCCTGCGGCGCCGAGCAGCTCATCGGCGACGTGTGGGAATGGACCTCCTCCGACTTCGCCGCCTACCCGGGCTTCGCCGCCTTCCCGTACCGGGAGTACAGCGACGTCTTCTTCCGGCCGCCCGCCGACCCCGCAGACGCCGTCGCCGGCCACGGCGCCGCGAGCGCGGGCGCGGGTACCCCCACCGACATCGAGCGTGAGTTCCGCGGCTACAAGGTGCTGCGCGGCGGCTCGTGGGCGACCGATCCCGGCGCGGTGCGCGCGACGTTCCGCAACTGGGATCACCCGATCAGGCGGCAGATCTTCGCCGGTTTCCGGCTCGCGAGGACAGGTGCCTAG
- a CDS encoding WD40 repeat domain-containing serine/threonine protein kinase, producing the protein MAALGESDPATVGPYTLLGRLGAGGMGTVYLAQPTSDAEADNDQGAGVTAPRLLAVKVIRSDLARIPEFRRRFLLEAQSAQRVARFCTAEVLDVDTTGERPYLVTEYIKGPTLARAIRDRGPLPPTELERLAVAVASAMTAIHAAGVVHRDLKPGNILLSPTGPCVIDFGIARALDAASAITTATSASIGTPAFMAPEQALGQAITPAVDVHAWGAVILFAATGRPPFGNQATSTVLRHVVHSTPDVTALPRRLRYLVAHAMAKDPAARPTSRELLLHLIDTDPSVIGLAELTDPGTEDRSATILEEVTGRPEIPTNLNIPTQASMPTTDSEPPPVVGRAAGSARPADRLPEVAGQRGDVPGFMGRPAVSTGQAGPSAGPGHPTDQDSTSGSGQPGIVTGPATVEDPDVPVDATATDPPGRRRSPRRGLVVLVAILLAGVAAGAAAVILTINARQDTSGTRADASGAGPLAPASPVSTVYTGHTAPVASLAFSPDGRLVATGSWDTTVRLWDISSPASPLAVGAPLTGHSIEVRDVVFSPDGKLLATASDDTTIRLWDVSDPAHAEQIGAPLRGHTGGVRSVAFSPDGKLLATGSLDTTARLWNITNPAKPVAVGRITGHTDAVRSVAFSPDGRLLATGSWDTTVRLWDITNSANPRAIGAPLTGHTDQIRDVAFSPDGRQLATASDDRTIRLWDIADPVSPRSDGLLTGDRSAVRSVAFSPDGHLLATAGDDKTIRLWGVTDLAHPVAYVPLTGHGDVVWSAVFSPDGTLLASVSSDRTLRLWRVE; encoded by the coding sequence GTGGCGGCGTTGGGCGAGAGCGACCCGGCCACCGTCGGCCCGTACACGCTCCTTGGCCGGCTCGGCGCTGGCGGCATGGGCACCGTGTACCTCGCCCAACCCACCTCCGACGCGGAGGCGGACAACGACCAGGGCGCCGGAGTCACCGCGCCGCGGCTGCTGGCGGTGAAGGTCATCCGGTCGGACCTCGCCCGCATTCCCGAGTTCCGCAGGCGCTTCCTGCTGGAGGCGCAGTCGGCCCAGCGCGTCGCTCGGTTCTGCACCGCCGAGGTTCTCGACGTCGACACCACCGGCGAACGCCCTTACCTGGTCACCGAATACATCAAGGGACCGACCCTGGCCAGGGCGATCCGGGACCGCGGGCCACTACCGCCGACAGAGCTGGAACGGCTCGCGGTCGCCGTCGCCTCGGCCATGACGGCGATTCACGCGGCCGGAGTCGTCCACCGGGATCTCAAACCGGGCAACATCCTCCTGTCGCCGACCGGCCCCTGCGTCATCGACTTCGGCATCGCCCGCGCGCTCGACGCCGCCAGTGCCATCACGACGGCGACGAGCGCATCCATCGGCACTCCCGCCTTCATGGCTCCGGAACAGGCCCTCGGTCAGGCCATCACCCCGGCGGTCGACGTCCATGCCTGGGGCGCGGTGATCCTCTTCGCGGCCACGGGACGCCCGCCCTTCGGCAACCAGGCCACCTCGACGGTCCTTCGTCACGTCGTCCACAGCACCCCCGACGTGACCGCGTTGCCACGGAGGCTGCGCTACCTGGTCGCCCATGCCATGGCCAAGGACCCGGCTGCCCGCCCCACGTCACGCGAGCTTCTGCTGCATCTCATCGACACCGACCCCTCGGTGATCGGGCTGGCCGAGCTCACCGACCCGGGTACGGAGGACCGCTCGGCCACCATCCTCGAGGAGGTCACCGGTCGGCCGGAGATCCCCACGAACCTGAACATCCCCACTCAGGCGTCGATGCCGACGACGGACTCCGAACCGCCGCCGGTCGTCGGCCGCGCAGCGGGCTCGGCGCGGCCGGCCGACCGGCTCCCCGAGGTGGCCGGCCAGCGCGGTGACGTCCCCGGTTTCATGGGTCGCCCGGCCGTGTCCACCGGCCAGGCCGGGCCGTCCGCTGGCCCGGGGCACCCGACCGACCAGGACTCGACGTCGGGCAGCGGCCAGCCCGGCATCGTCACCGGTCCGGCGACCGTCGAGGACCCCGACGTACCCGTCGACGCCACGGCCACCGATCCGCCTGGGCGGCGCCGGAGTCCGCGGCGCGGCCTGGTCGTCCTGGTCGCCATCCTGCTCGCCGGCGTGGCGGCCGGCGCGGCCGCCGTCATCCTGACCATCAACGCCCGCCAGGACACGTCGGGCACCCGAGCGGACGCGTCCGGCGCGGGCCCGCTGGCGCCAGCCAGTCCCGTCAGCACCGTCTACACGGGCCACACCGCCCCGGTGGCATCGCTGGCCTTCTCGCCGGACGGCAGGCTGGTGGCCACCGGCAGCTGGGACACCACCGTCCGGCTCTGGGACATCAGCAGTCCCGCTAGCCCGCTGGCCGTGGGGGCGCCGCTCACCGGCCACTCCATCGAGGTCCGCGACGTCGTGTTCTCGCCGGACGGCAAACTGCTTGCCACCGCCAGCGACGACACCACCATCCGCCTGTGGGACGTCAGCGACCCGGCCCACGCCGAGCAGATCGGCGCGCCGCTGCGGGGCCACACCGGCGGCGTGCGGTCGGTGGCGTTCTCACCTGACGGCAAGCTGCTGGCCACCGGCAGCCTCGACACGACCGCCCGGCTGTGGAACATCACCAACCCGGCGAAACCCGTGGCGGTCGGCCGGATCACCGGGCACACCGACGCCGTCCGGTCCGTGGCGTTCTCACCCGACGGCAGGCTGCTGGCCACCGGCAGCTGGGACACCACCGTCCGGCTCTGGGACATCACCAACTCCGCGAACCCCCGGGCCATCGGCGCCCCGCTCACCGGTCACACCGACCAGATCCGGGACGTCGCGTTCTCGCCGGACGGCAGGCAGCTGGCCACCGCCAGCGACGACAGGACCATCCGGCTCTGGGACATCGCCGACCCGGTGTCTCCCAGGTCGGACGGGCTGCTCACCGGCGACAGGAGCGCCGTGCGGTCCGTCGCGTTCTCCCCCGACGGTCACCTGCTCGCGACCGCCGGCGACGACAAGACCATCCGGTTGTGGGGCGTCACCGACCTCGCGCACCCGGTGGCCTACGTTCCGCTCACCGGGCACGGCGACGTCGTGTGGTCCGCGGTGTTCTCACCCGACGGCACCCTGCTGGCCAGCGTCAGCTCGGACCGGACCCTCCGGCTTTGGCGCGTCGAGTAG
- a CDS encoding antibiotic biosynthesis monooxygenase family protein — MSASGAAADGTRGPESAVTEIARFNVKPGTESDFIAAYHTVRHEIATSPGCRSMRMSRGVESPSSFVLIVEWDSLEAHTEGFRGSDGYGRWRAAISPYFAGTPTVEHVAGVDVSSSSAASASVGSA; from the coding sequence ATGAGCGCATCCGGGGCGGCCGCGGACGGCACCCGTGGCCCTGAGTCCGCGGTCACGGAGATCGCAAGGTTTAACGTGAAACCAGGAACGGAGAGCGACTTCATCGCCGCGTACCACACGGTCCGGCACGAGATCGCGACCTCGCCCGGCTGCCGCTCGATGCGGATGAGCCGGGGTGTCGAGTCACCGAGTTCGTTCGTGCTGATCGTCGAATGGGACAGCCTGGAGGCGCACACCGAGGGGTTCCGCGGCTCCGACGGCTACGGCCGCTGGCGGGCGGCGATCAGCCCGTACTTCGCCGGCACGCCGACCGTGGAGCACGTCGCCGGCGTGGACGTCTCGTCCTCGTCCGCTGCCTCCGCCTCCGTCGGCTCGGCCTGA